A single genomic interval of Wolbachia endosymbiont of Diaphorina citri harbors:
- a CDS encoding DnaJ domain-containing protein, whose translation MMNSILSKFLNEFNSSKSYTKNYTGDNMSKDEALKILGLNSEASQNEINKAYQNLMKLVHPDKGGSEYFAQKLNAARDKLLKT comes from the coding sequence ATGATGAACTCTATATTAAGTAAGTTTTTGAACGAATTTAACAGTAGTAAAAGTTACACCAAAAATTACACTGGTGATAATATGTCCAAAGATGAAGCATTAAAAATACTGGGGCTGAATTCCGAGGCAAGCCAAAATGAAATCAATAAGGCATACCAAAATTTAATGAAACTGGTCCATCCAGACAAGGGAGGATCGGAATATTTTGCACAAAAATTAAACGCAGCACGTGATAAGTTGCTGAAGACCTAA
- a CDS encoding rhodanese-related sulfurtransferase, with protein sequence MSFVIATFYHFVKLSNYYDMKDEIKVACDNVELKGTILLAEEGINATVSGERNAIDKIFDFLRSDYRLRDLTWKESAAEYQPFSKMKVRLKREIVNLGVSNLDTSVRGQYIDPDYWDDFISQPDVLVIDTRNDYEVKLGKFKNAINPHTQRFRDFPQWAESFSESKDLKVAMYCTGGIRCEKSTAYMKSLGFNDVYHLKGGILSYLEKTHNKSGSWEGECFVFDDRIAVDHSLAPSDKIKCIFCSSKVSTDELKSVPRGQVVCSDCKSLSIERNSEYNTNL encoded by the coding sequence ATGAGTTTTGTCATTGCAACTTTCTATCATTTTGTAAAACTCTCTAATTATTATGACATGAAAGATGAAATAAAAGTTGCATGCGACAATGTCGAATTAAAGGGTACTATACTCCTTGCAGAAGAGGGTATTAATGCAACCGTATCTGGTGAAAGAAACGCGATTGATAAAATATTCGATTTTCTACGTTCTGATTATAGACTAAGGGACCTTACATGGAAAGAGAGTGCAGCAGAATATCAACCATTTAGTAAGATGAAAGTGAGATTAAAAAGAGAAATTGTGAATCTTGGTGTAAGTAATCTCGATACTTCCGTTAGAGGTCAGTACATTGATCCAGATTATTGGGATGATTTTATCTCTCAACCTGATGTTTTAGTGATAGACACACGAAATGATTACGAAGTAAAACTAGGCAAGTTTAAAAATGCAATCAATCCACATACTCAGCGTTTTCGAGATTTTCCTCAGTGGGCAGAGTCTTTCTCTGAGAGTAAAGATCTGAAAGTGGCTATGTACTGCACTGGTGGAATCAGATGCGAGAAATCTACAGCATATATGAAAAGCCTTGGATTTAACGATGTTTACCACCTTAAAGGCGGTATTCTTTCCTACCTTGAAAAAACTCACAACAAAAGTGGTAGTTGGGAGGGCGAGTGTTTTGTTTTTGATGATAGAATTGCTGTTGATCACTCACTCGCCCCAAGTGATAAAATAAAATGCATATTCTGCTCAAGTAAAGTTTCAACTGATGAGCTGAAATCAGTTCCACGTGGCCAGGTAGTTTGCTCTGATTGTAAATCTTTAAGTATTGAAAGAAATTCAGAATATAACACGAACCTTTAA
- the surE gene encoding 5'/3'-nucleotidase SurE, which translates to MIILITNDDGFESEGIRLLKEIAHNFASEVWIVAPDTDRSGAARSLDYPVKQFIKISQHSEREFSVSGTPADCVIIALNKIMNKKPDLILSGVNIGSNVGDDICYSGTIGAAMEGAARSIPSIALSQVYHDKIDWNNTKIFAPKVIAKLMKVGWPKDIVMSINFPATKKVKGVEFAEQGEYNIDGDLTFTENLNGSLSLNWSREHSGSGSVDKIKGGFITITPIKLDFTDYDILNAMKNSCAEEFSSIANTPIASD; encoded by the coding sequence ATGATAATATTGATAACAAATGATGATGGTTTTGAGAGTGAAGGAATAAGATTACTTAAAGAAATTGCACACAATTTTGCATCGGAAGTATGGATAGTAGCACCAGATACTGATAGGAGTGGAGCTGCAAGGTCTCTTGACTATCCAGTAAAGCAATTTATTAAAATAAGTCAACATAGTGAAAGGGAGTTTAGTGTGTCTGGTACTCCCGCAGATTGTGTCATTATCGCGTTAAATAAAATTATGAATAAAAAACCAGACTTAATATTATCTGGAGTAAATATTGGATCAAATGTCGGCGATGATATTTGTTATTCAGGCACAATCGGTGCTGCAATGGAAGGTGCTGCAAGATCTATACCTTCTATTGCGCTGAGCCAAGTTTATCATGATAAAATAGACTGGAACAATACAAAGATTTTTGCACCAAAGGTTATTGCCAAGCTAATGAAAGTTGGTTGGCCTAAAGATATAGTGATGAGTATAAATTTTCCTGCTACAAAAAAAGTGAAAGGGGTCGAATTTGCTGAACAAGGTGAATATAACATTGATGGTGATTTAACTTTTACTGAAAACTTAAATGGTTCTTTGAGCTTAAATTGGTCTCGGGAACACTCAGGCAGTGGTAGTGTAGATAAAATAAAAGGAGGTTTTATTACTATTACACCGATAAAATTAGATTTTACAGATTATGATATATTAAATGCTATGAAAAATTCTTGTGCAGAGGAATTTTCTTCTATAGCTAACACTCCTATTGCTTCTGATTAG
- the apaG gene encoding Co2+/Mg2+ efflux protein ApaG, with protein sequence MTMKYTLITNSVEVTVLPIYIEEQSIPYENCYVWMYNVKIKNKSSSTIQLLSRYWQIIDHKGKINEIAGVGVIGEQPVIKSGEVFKYTSGTYLNTPSGIMQGKYEFLNEESIKTFDVMVPPFSLDSPYVNTRPH encoded by the coding sequence ATGACCATGAAATACACACTTATTACTAATTCTGTTGAAGTTACAGTTTTGCCAATTTACATTGAAGAGCAATCCATTCCTTATGAAAATTGTTACGTATGGATGTATAATGTTAAGATAAAAAACAAAAGCTCATCAACCATTCAATTATTAAGTCGCTATTGGCAAATAATAGATCATAAGGGGAAAATAAATGAAATTGCCGGAGTTGGTGTTATTGGAGAACAACCTGTAATAAAATCTGGAGAGGTATTCAAATATACAAGTGGAACATACTTAAATACACCATCAGGAATAATGCAGGGTAAATATGAATTTCTGAACGAAGAGAGCATAAAAACCTTTGATGTTATGGTACCACCCTTTTCCTTAGATAGTCCATACGTTAACACTAGACCTCATTGA
- a CDS encoding aspartate-semialdehyde dehydrogenase, whose product MGCKIAVIGATGRVGREVLSALAEFQDEGKISIDSVVAFASKKSEGKKVSFGDEELTVLDLENYDFVGINIAIFCAGSHVSERYVPIATEAGCIVVDNTSHFRMKEGVPLVIPEINKDKITEYKNHNIISNPNCTTIQMLLALHLLHQKAKIKRIVASTYQSTSGVGKAAMDELYNQTKKIFMNEAKKPEIFPKQIAFNCIPHIGEFMEDGSTKEEWKMQEEAKKILEEDIKVTATCVRVPVLVGHAIAVNVEFDQHITEEEAREMLSEDDGVLVQDKREDGGYMTQIDVVQEDAVYISRIRQDDTVKHGLNMWIVADNLRKGAALNIVQILEILIKEHL is encoded by the coding sequence ATGGGATGTAAGATTGCAGTTATTGGAGCAACAGGAAGAGTAGGGCGTGAGGTATTAAGCGCGCTTGCCGAGTTTCAAGACGAAGGAAAAATTTCAATAGATTCTGTTGTTGCTTTTGCATCAAAAAAATCAGAGGGAAAAAAGGTAAGTTTCGGCGATGAAGAATTAACTGTCTTAGACCTTGAGAACTACGATTTTGTTGGAATTAATATAGCAATTTTCTGTGCTGGGTCTCATGTTTCCGAGAGATACGTACCGATTGCAACTGAAGCTGGATGTATTGTCGTAGATAATACCTCTCATTTTAGGATGAAAGAAGGCGTGCCACTAGTTATTCCAGAGATCAACAAAGATAAAATTACGGAGTATAAAAACCATAACATAATATCTAATCCAAATTGTACTACAATACAAATGTTGCTGGCATTACATTTATTACACCAAAAAGCAAAAATAAAGAGAATCGTTGCTTCAACTTATCAATCAACTTCTGGTGTAGGTAAAGCAGCAATGGATGAGCTTTACAATCAGACAAAAAAAATCTTTATGAATGAAGCTAAAAAACCTGAAATATTTCCTAAGCAAATAGCATTTAATTGCATTCCTCATATAGGAGAGTTCATGGAAGATGGTTCTACAAAAGAGGAGTGGAAAATGCAAGAGGAGGCAAAAAAAATTTTAGAAGAGGATATAAAAGTAACTGCAACTTGTGTCCGAGTACCTGTTCTTGTTGGTCATGCTATAGCAGTAAATGTAGAATTTGATCAGCATATAACTGAAGAAGAAGCTCGTGAAATGCTCAGTGAAGACGATGGAGTTTTAGTACAAGATAAGCGCGAAGATGGTGGATATATGACTCAGATTGATGTTGTGCAAGAGGATGCCGTATACATATCGCGTATTAGACAAGACGATACCGTTAAACACGGATTAAATATGTGGATAGTAGCTGACAATCTACGCAAAGGTGCAGCACTAAATATAGTGCAGATCTTGGAGATCTTGATCAAAGAGCATTTATAG
- the hisS gene encoding histidine--tRNA ligase produces MTSQTVRGTKDLLFDEWYKFKYIEQIANRISSLYGFLPAQTPIFEYTEVFTKTLGDSSDIITKEMYSFNDKGGKSITLRPEFTAAIVRLLIEKKLQTPIKLFSTGPAFRYERPQKGRQRQFHQINFEVFGIENPKADIELISLAQHLLTEFGINENVRLEINSLGDSETTSKYREALISYLKKFQNDLSEDSQNRLIKNPLRILDSKDKTDKEIISDAPKISDYYTKESSYFFDQVLNGLQALGIPYTVNSKLVRGLDYYCHTVFEFVTEDLGAQGAVFAGGRYDNLVSSVGGKHTPAIGFAGGIERIMELINYAEKKERPIYIIPIGGEAEEHALTLASELRRNGLYVIYEYSGTLKTRMKKANQANAKVVLIFGDEELSSKTLKIKNMDTGEEKMIARDKTVENI; encoded by the coding sequence ATGACTAGTCAAACAGTTAGAGGAACGAAAGATCTTTTGTTTGATGAATGGTATAAATTTAAATATATAGAGCAAATAGCAAACAGAATCTCAAGTTTATACGGCTTTTTGCCTGCTCAAACTCCGATATTTGAGTATACGGAGGTTTTTACAAAAACCTTAGGTGATAGCTCAGATATCATCACTAAAGAGATGTATAGCTTCAATGATAAAGGGGGAAAGAGCATAACTTTACGTCCTGAATTCACTGCAGCAATTGTCAGGCTACTCATTGAAAAAAAACTGCAAACACCGATAAAATTATTCTCAACAGGACCTGCATTTCGTTATGAGAGACCACAAAAGGGACGACAAAGGCAATTTCATCAGATAAATTTTGAAGTTTTTGGCATAGAAAATCCAAAAGCTGATATTGAATTGATATCACTTGCTCAGCATTTACTCACTGAATTTGGCATCAATGAGAATGTAAGACTGGAAATCAACTCTTTGGGTGATAGTGAAACAACAAGTAAGTATAGAGAAGCTTTGATATCGTATTTAAAAAAGTTTCAAAATGACCTATCAGAAGATAGTCAAAATAGATTGATTAAAAACCCACTCAGAATATTAGACTCTAAGGATAAGACAGATAAAGAAATAATCTCTGACGCACCAAAAATCAGTGATTATTATACAAAAGAATCTTCATATTTCTTTGACCAGGTGTTAAATGGACTGCAAGCTCTTGGCATACCTTACACTGTAAATAGCAAATTAGTTCGAGGTCTAGACTATTATTGTCACACAGTATTTGAATTTGTCACAGAAGATTTAGGTGCACAAGGAGCAGTTTTTGCCGGTGGAAGATACGATAATCTAGTATCTTCAGTAGGTGGAAAACACACTCCAGCAATAGGATTTGCAGGGGGGATTGAGCGTATAATGGAATTAATCAACTATGCTGAAAAAAAAGAGAGGCCTATTTATATAATTCCAATCGGTGGAGAAGCTGAAGAACATGCTCTAACACTTGCAAGTGAATTACGCAGAAATGGTTTATATGTGATTTACGAATATAGTGGAACTCTAAAAACCCGAATGAAAAAAGCAAATCAAGCAAATGCAAAAGTTGTATTAATCTTTGGTGATGAAGAGCTAAGCAGTAAAACTTTAAAAATTAAAAATATGGACACGGGTGAAGAAAAAATGATTGCTCGCGATAAAACCGTAGAAAATATCTAA
- a CDS encoding APC family permease, translating into MSNKIGFWAVFALVISSQIGSGVFMLPISLAPYGAYSLISWMISGAGAVSLALVFATLCAKFPETGGPHVYVKHTFGSTAAFFVGWTYWVISWVSTTALIVVGVGYLTPFFHEDIKSMRLFLELLLFTIITLINLRGIATAGHVEFLLTVVKVAVLLAIPVAALFFFDRNNFIISEEILSLTTSQILARSTLLTLWCFIGLELATAPAGSVDNPAKTIPKAVVLGTVCVAVIYFINNFAIMGLINGNNLASSRAPYVDAIKIMFSGNWHLIVSIVAFIFCVGSLNAWVLSSGQVAFGLAEDRLMPKFFAKRNKHGSPFWGITVSSIGTAILLILTSNNNFAQQITSIIDFSVISFLFVYLACCFAFLKVIIQERSCYKLLIGSIATTFCCWVILETPVGTLLISSLFTASGIPIYLFWYCKTSVQQIQ; encoded by the coding sequence GTGTCAAATAAAATAGGTTTTTGGGCTGTTTTTGCTTTAGTCATTAGTAGTCAGATCGGCTCTGGGGTTTTTATGCTTCCAATTAGCCTTGCTCCATATGGCGCTTATAGCCTTATAAGTTGGATGATATCAGGAGCTGGTGCTGTGTCTCTTGCGCTAGTTTTTGCTACGCTATGTGCAAAGTTTCCAGAAACAGGAGGTCCTCACGTTTATGTGAAACATACTTTTGGTTCTACCGCAGCGTTCTTTGTTGGTTGGACATATTGGGTAATCTCATGGGTTAGTACAACAGCTTTAATAGTTGTGGGTGTTGGCTATCTTACACCATTTTTCCATGAAGATATCAAAAGTATGCGTTTATTTTTAGAGCTGTTGTTATTTACAATCATTACATTAATAAATTTAAGGGGAATAGCTACTGCAGGGCACGTTGAGTTTCTGCTCACGGTTGTGAAGGTTGCTGTATTGCTTGCAATACCTGTAGCAGCGTTGTTTTTTTTCGATAGAAATAATTTTATCATAAGTGAAGAAATATTAAGTCTTACAACATCGCAAATTCTTGCCCGCTCTACACTCCTTACTTTATGGTGTTTTATTGGACTTGAATTGGCAACAGCACCTGCAGGGTCAGTTGATAATCCAGCTAAAACTATACCAAAAGCTGTGGTGCTTGGCACAGTTTGTGTTGCTGTTATATATTTTATCAACAATTTTGCAATTATGGGATTGATCAATGGCAACAATTTAGCAAGTTCAAGAGCACCATATGTTGATGCGATAAAAATTATGTTTTCTGGTAATTGGCATTTAATTGTTTCTATAGTTGCATTCATTTTTTGTGTTGGCAGTCTAAACGCTTGGGTTTTATCTAGTGGACAAGTTGCTTTTGGTCTTGCAGAAGATAGACTAATGCCAAAATTCTTTGCTAAAAGGAACAAGCATGGCTCTCCTTTTTGGGGAATAACAGTTAGTTCAATTGGAACTGCAATTTTACTAATTCTCACTTCAAACAACAATTTTGCCCAGCAGATTACGTCGATTATTGACTTTTCTGTAATTTCATTTTTGTTCGTTTATCTTGCGTGCTGTTTTGCCTTTCTAAAGGTTATTATACAGGAGAGGAGTTGTTATAAGCTTTTAATTGGTAGCATAGCAACAACCTTTTGTTGTTGGGTGATATTAGAAACCCCTGTAGGTACTCTGCTGATTTCGAGCCTGTTCACTGCAAGTGGCATACCCATTTATTTATTTTGGTACTGCAAAACTTCTGTGCAACAAATTCAGTAG
- a CDS encoding APC family permease, whose amino-acid sequence MSNKIGFFAIFALVISSQIGSGIFMLPISLAPYGAYSLISWVISGFGAISLALVFASLCAKFPETGGPHIYVKHAFGSTAAFFVGWTYWVSSWVSSTAVTIASIGYLAPLFHNDIQDIRLLLEITLILAIMLINLRGVTTAGHVELLLTIVKIIALLAIPIAGLFFFDRNNFVVSEEVSNFTMSQVLARSTLLTLWCFIGLESATAPAGSVNNPSKTIPRAIVLGTVCVAVIYFINSLSIMGLISGNELASSKAPYVDAIKIMLPGNWHLIVSVVAFIVSVSNLNAWFLADGQVTLGLAKDKLMPQFFGKKNKHDAPLWGIILSTLGVLVLLILTSNKSFAEQVTSIIDISVVSFLFIYLACSLAFLKVNIQDKSYCKFLIGGVAVSFCCWVIYETSIKTLLISSLFPLSGTLIYLLWYHKLKT is encoded by the coding sequence GTGTCAAATAAAATAGGCTTTTTTGCTATTTTTGCCTTGGTGATTAGTAGCCAAATTGGCTCTGGAATTTTTATGCTCCCAATCAGCCTTGCACCATACGGCGCTTATAGCCTCATAAGCTGGGTTATATCAGGATTTGGTGCTATATCTCTTGCTTTAGTTTTTGCTTCACTCTGCGCAAAATTTCCAGAAACGGGTGGTCCTCATATTTATGTGAAACATGCCTTTGGCTCTACAGCAGCTTTTTTTGTTGGCTGGACATATTGGGTAAGCTCGTGGGTAAGCTCAACAGCTGTGACAATTGCAAGTATCGGTTATTTAGCCCCGCTTTTTCATAATGATATACAAGATATACGTTTGCTTTTAGAAATAACATTAATTTTAGCTATCATGCTAATAAACTTAAGAGGGGTAACTACTGCTGGGCATGTTGAGCTTCTTCTGACCATTGTTAAAATTATCGCACTTCTTGCAATACCCATAGCAGGATTATTTTTCTTTGATAGAAATAATTTTGTTGTAAGTGAGGAAGTATCAAACTTTACGATGTCTCAAGTCCTTGCGCGCTCTACACTCCTTACTCTATGGTGTTTTATTGGACTTGAATCAGCAACGGCACCTGCAGGATCTGTCAATAATCCCTCTAAAACAATACCAAGGGCTATAGTGCTTGGAACAGTCTGTGTTGCTGTGATATATTTCATCAATAGTCTTTCAATTATGGGATTGATAAGTGGTAATGAACTAGCTAGTTCAAAAGCACCATATGTTGATGCGATAAAAATTATGCTTCCAGGTAATTGGCATTTAATTGTTTCTGTTGTTGCCTTTATCGTTTCTGTAAGTAATTTAAATGCTTGGTTTTTAGCTGATGGACAGGTCACCTTAGGCCTTGCAAAAGACAAGTTAATGCCGCAATTTTTTGGCAAAAAAAATAAGCATGATGCTCCATTATGGGGAATAATACTCAGTACTTTGGGGGTGTTAGTTTTACTTATCCTAACGTCAAACAAAAGTTTTGCTGAGCAAGTAACTTCAATAATTGATATCTCTGTGGTGTCATTTTTGTTTATCTACTTAGCATGTAGCCTTGCTTTTCTCAAAGTTAATATACAAGACAAAAGCTACTGCAAATTTTTAATTGGAGGTGTGGCTGTATCTTTTTGCTGTTGGGTAATATACGAGACTTCTATAAAAACATTGTTAATATCAAGTCTATTCCCTTTAAGCGGAACACTTATTTATCTACTTTGGTATCATAAACTAAAAACTTAA
- a CDS encoding NifU family protein, with the protein MFIQIEETPNPNTLKFLPGFEILSEGETADFSNADEIKNSKLAVNLFQIEHVVRVFFGHDFISVTKSDRMNWDIVKVEILTTIMDHFTSGGKAFDKEGVSDNKMLEEEFFNENDIEIVNRIKELMESYIKPAVAQDGGDIKFRGYKDGIVYVELQGACSGCPSAAITLKQGVQNMLSYHIPEVSGIETML; encoded by the coding sequence ATGTTTATCCAGATTGAAGAAACACCAAACCCAAACACGCTGAAATTTCTTCCTGGTTTTGAAATTCTGAGCGAAGGAGAAACAGCTGATTTTTCAAATGCAGATGAAATAAAGAACTCTAAACTAGCAGTAAATCTTTTTCAAATAGAACATGTTGTAAGAGTATTTTTTGGTCATGATTTTATTTCAGTAACAAAATCAGATAGAATGAATTGGGATATAGTAAAGGTGGAAATTTTAACTACAATTATGGATCACTTTACTTCTGGTGGAAAAGCATTTGATAAAGAAGGAGTAAGTGATAATAAAATGCTAGAGGAAGAATTCTTTAATGAAAATGATATAGAAATTGTAAATAGAATAAAAGAATTGATGGAAAGTTATATTAAACCTGCAGTTGCTCAAGATGGTGGTGATATAAAGTTCCGTGGCTATAAAGACGGAATAGTTTACGTTGAACTGCAAGGAGCTTGCTCTGGGTGCCCAAGTGCTGCAATTACCTTAAAACAAGGAGTGCAGAATATGCTAAGCTATCACATACCAGAAGTTTCAGGTATAGAGACTATGCTATGA
- a CDS encoding ABC transporter permease, whose translation MFLRVFKNIFLFLVSVLFVCPILSLISILFTESANSGWVISRLFPEYILNTLILMVGVGLISFIFGVIPAWLTTFFSFPGSRIFEIALFFPISIPGYIVSFVYVNTLEFSGPIQSLLRDTFQLGKGDYWFPEIKSLGGGILVMGFSLYPYVYMLVRSSLKSVSNSVTIASTLGFSSLQSLFSVIIPSIRPSIIAGLSLVLMEVITDFGTPQFLAIDTFTTGIYRTWFLLHDKYSTTVLAVAELIFVATLIVIEKKLQKREISYSSINTNADYHNKRSINGSISLIFSYLMCLLPILIGFILPMIPLIYWSIEKGFFIYEARFYNIITNSISLSFITALISISIAIIIGYTARKNKVISNIARLISLGYAIPNAIIAISIIMFLSRISSLITQYIVEISLVGTIGALVYSYLFRFFAISFKAIESGLKKTPNEIEWTAYTMGHGPISTCLNIHIPLIKKSILSGFLLVFMDTVKELTATLIIRPFNFETISTRIYELVSDERYREAAPFSLMIVIIGLTSTIILFTLDDKNQK comes from the coding sequence ATGTTTCTGAGAGTATTTAAAAATATATTCTTGTTTTTAGTAAGTGTATTATTTGTCTGCCCTATACTATCGTTAATATCGATTCTATTTACAGAATCAGCAAACTCTGGATGGGTAATTAGTAGACTTTTTCCTGAATATATACTCAATACGTTGATTTTGATGGTAGGAGTAGGGTTAATATCCTTTATATTTGGAGTAATTCCAGCTTGGCTTACTACATTTTTTTCGTTTCCCGGAAGTAGAATTTTTGAGATTGCCTTATTCTTTCCGATATCAATTCCTGGATATATAGTATCGTTTGTTTATGTAAATACGCTAGAGTTTTCAGGTCCGATTCAGAGCTTGTTAAGAGATACTTTTCAATTGGGCAAAGGTGACTATTGGTTTCCCGAGATCAAATCCCTAGGTGGTGGAATATTAGTAATGGGATTTAGTCTATATCCATACGTTTATATGTTGGTCCGCTCAAGTCTAAAGAGCGTTAGTAACTCAGTCACTATTGCATCAACACTTGGGTTCTCCTCATTACAGAGTCTGTTTTCTGTCATCATACCCTCCATACGTCCATCAATTATAGCTGGGTTATCCTTGGTACTAATGGAAGTAATTACAGATTTCGGCACACCACAGTTTCTTGCTATCGATACTTTCACGACAGGAATATACCGTACTTGGTTTTTATTGCATGACAAATATTCAACTACTGTTTTGGCAGTTGCAGAACTGATTTTCGTTGCAACACTAATAGTTATCGAGAAAAAACTACAAAAAAGAGAAATATCTTACTCTTCAATCAATACTAATGCAGATTATCACAATAAACGTAGTATAAACGGTTCTATATCGTTGATCTTTTCTTATCTTATGTGTTTATTGCCGATATTAATAGGCTTTATTTTACCAATGATTCCACTTATATATTGGAGCATAGAGAAAGGCTTTTTCATATACGAAGCAAGATTTTACAATATAATAACAAACAGTATTAGTTTATCATTTATTACCGCGCTAATCTCGATCAGCATTGCAATAATTATTGGATATACAGCACGTAAAAATAAGGTAATAAGCAATATAGCACGTCTCATTTCTCTTGGATATGCAATTCCAAATGCAATTATTGCAATTAGCATAATAATGTTTTTAAGCAGAATATCCTCTTTAATTACTCAATATATTGTGGAAATTAGCTTGGTAGGAACTATTGGTGCATTAGTTTACTCATATTTATTTCGTTTTTTTGCTATATCTTTCAAGGCGATAGAGTCGGGACTCAAAAAAACACCAAATGAAATTGAATGGACTGCATATACTATGGGTCATGGGCCTATTTCCACGTGCCTGAATATTCATATTCCCCTTATCAAGAAAAGCATACTATCGGGATTTCTGCTCGTGTTTATGGATACGGTAAAAGAACTCACGGCAACACTAATTATCAGACCATTTAATTTTGAAACTATATCAACTAGAATATATGAACTTGTAAGCGACGAGCGTTATAGAGAAGCTGCCCCATTTTCGTTAATGATAGTTATTATAGGTTTAACCTCTACAATAATCTTATTCACACTTGATGATAAGAATCAAAAATAA
- a CDS encoding 5-(carboxyamino)imidazole ribonucleotide synthase, producing MNKTDPLDKKVIGIIGSGQLGKMTAIAAIKLGHKTHIFASTKNDPACSVADDLTIADFCDKRALESFAQSVDLVTIESENIPCSAIDIVSQHTDFYPGKKALHISQNRLREKDFIRDLSIKTADYKSIQNYNQLLESSETFSYPVRLKTTEMGYDGKGQYVIENDSELKQFASFDWNKEYILEASVDLLKEVSIVVARDKNGKVAFFPIAENHHVDGILNTSIAPAKIDNKLAQEVQKTAEKIATALDVVGILAIEFFITQNHELLVNELAPRPHNSCHWSLDACNVSQFEQLVRIICGLSMQEVVLRFPCMTKNIIGNDIYNSHKYLSNEKASLTIYGKKEVRDKRKMGHVNIDLSY from the coding sequence ATGAACAAAACAGATCCACTGGATAAAAAAGTGATAGGAATAATAGGAAGTGGGCAATTAGGTAAAATGACTGCTATCGCTGCAATAAAACTTGGGCACAAAACGCATATTTTTGCCAGTACTAAAAACGATCCAGCTTGTTCTGTTGCTGATGATTTAACAATAGCAGACTTCTGTGATAAGAGGGCACTTGAATCTTTTGCACAGAGTGTGGATTTAGTCACTATTGAGTCTGAAAATATTCCATGTAGTGCAATTGATATTGTGTCGCAGCATACAGATTTTTATCCAGGTAAAAAGGCGTTACACATTTCGCAAAATAGGCTGAGAGAGAAAGATTTTATTAGAGATTTAAGCATAAAAACTGCTGATTACAAAAGTATACAAAATTATAATCAGCTACTAGAAAGTAGTGAAACTTTTAGCTATCCAGTGAGGCTAAAAACAACAGAAATGGGTTATGATGGAAAAGGACAATATGTGATTGAAAATGATTCTGAACTGAAGCAATTTGCTTCTTTCGATTGGAATAAAGAGTACATTCTTGAAGCAAGTGTTGATTTACTGAAAGAGGTTTCAATAGTCGTTGCAAGAGATAAAAACGGTAAAGTAGCTTTTTTTCCTATAGCAGAGAATCACCACGTTGACGGAATACTTAATACTTCAATAGCACCAGCTAAAATAGATAATAAATTAGCCCAAGAGGTACAAAAAACTGCAGAGAAAATAGCAACTGCGCTTGATGTAGTAGGAATTCTAGCTATTGAATTTTTCATCACTCAAAATCATGAATTACTAGTTAATGAACTGGCCCCAAGACCCCACAATTCTTGCCACTGGAGCTTGGATGCATGCAACGTTAGTCAATTCGAGCAGCTAGTTAGGATAATATGCGGGTTATCTATGCAGGAAGTAGTATTACGCTTTCCTTGCATGACAAAAAATATAATAGGTAATGATATATATAATTCTCACAAATATTTGAGCAACGAAAAAGCTAGTTTAACCATATATGGGAAAAAAGAGGTTAGGGACAAGCGTAAAATGGGACATGTCAATATAGATTTAAGTTATTGA